From Rhodococcus antarcticus, the proteins below share one genomic window:
- a CDS encoding RNA-binding S4 domain-containing protein, translated as MTSIPAVPVRSVPVRLGQLLQLANLLESGSEAKEVIANGLVRVDGEVELRRGRQLHGGEVVQVDGAGPVRVVHAP; from the coding sequence GTGACCTCAATCCCCGCCGTCCCGGTGCGCTCGGTGCCCGTCCGCCTCGGTCAGCTCCTGCAGCTGGCCAACCTGCTCGAGTCCGGGTCCGAGGCCAAGGAGGTGATCGCGAACGGGCTGGTGCGGGTGGACGGCGAGGTCGAGCTGCGCCGCGGGCGCCAGCTGCACGGCGGGGAGGTGGTGCAGGTGGACGGGGCCGGGCCGGTGCGGGTGGTGCACGCGCCGTGA